The following are encoded together in the Capsulimonas corticalis genome:
- a CDS encoding sugar transferase, which translates to MNTSSYSGTDLELPTGMTTAASDAPAKAGGASVAAGGEVVVLGVAAPRSRATQVTQRVLDVVFSALMLLIFLPVFVAIALLIKFDSPGPVLFTQARVGKDGVEFPFYKFRSMVPNAEALRNDLEKQNERNGPVFKMRNDPRVTRVGRVLRRYSLDELPQLFNVLKGDMSLIGPRPALPREVALYTPRQAQRLAVMPGVTGLWQVSGRANISFERSVELDLHYIQHQSLGLNLRIMLMTIPAVLTGDGAH; encoded by the coding sequence ATGAACACTTCAAGTTATAGCGGCACGGATTTGGAATTGCCGACCGGCATGACCACCGCCGCGTCCGATGCGCCGGCGAAAGCGGGCGGCGCATCGGTCGCGGCGGGCGGAGAGGTGGTTGTCCTGGGCGTGGCCGCGCCGCGCAGCCGGGCGACCCAGGTGACGCAGCGTGTGCTGGATGTCGTCTTTTCCGCTCTGATGCTCCTGATCTTTCTCCCGGTCTTTGTCGCGATCGCCCTTTTGATCAAGTTTGACAGCCCCGGCCCGGTGCTTTTCACCCAGGCCCGCGTCGGCAAAGACGGGGTCGAATTCCCCTTTTACAAGTTCCGCTCCATGGTCCCCAACGCCGAAGCGCTGAGAAATGACCTGGAAAAACAAAATGAGCGGAACGGTCCGGTGTTCAAAATGCGTAATGACCCTCGGGTCACCCGTGTCGGACGTGTATTGCGTCGCTATTCGCTCGATGAGCTGCCGCAGCTCTTCAACGTCCTGAAGGGCGATATGAGCCTGATCGGACCCCGCCCCGCGCTGCCCCGAGAGGTCGCGCTCTACACGCCCCGCCAGGCGCAGCGGCTGGCGGTCATGCCCGGCGTGACCGGTCTCTGGCAAGTCTCCGGACGCGCCAACATCTCGTTCGAGCGCAGCGTCGAACTGGACCTTCACTACATTCAGCATCAATCCCTCGGCCTGAACCTGAGAATCATGCTGATGACCATCCCCGCCGTCCTCACGGGAGACGGCGCCCACTAA
- a CDS encoding IS256 family transposase, with translation MTYQSDCTLSEQFLDQLCGQGLDALPELIRIVLNNAMQLERQKFLGAAPHERTEQRTGYANGYKDKTLDLRVGRTVVQVPQTRDAQFSSGGSNFYPQSLEKGTRSERALKLALAEMYIQGVSTRKVAAITEQLCGFDVTSSAVSRATQELDAILQEWRERSLGEFAYLYLDARYESVRLSGLQRRAAVLIAIGVDLEGKRQVLGVSVAISEQEVHWRSFLQSLLARGLCGVRLVTSDAHPGIQCAVRSVLGGVPWQRCQFHLQQNASKYVPKQELKTPVAADIRAIFNAQDRVEAEALLKRTVQKYEKSAPKLADWMEQNLPEGLSVFAFPTSHRRLLRTTNGLERVNRELRRRTRVASIFPNEASCLRLVSALLMEISDDWQSDKAYLTFTNE, from the coding sequence ATGACCTACCAAAGCGATTGTACTCTCTCGGAGCAGTTTTTAGATCAACTCTGCGGCCAAGGATTGGATGCCTTGCCCGAACTGATCCGCATCGTCCTCAACAACGCCATGCAGCTCGAACGGCAGAAGTTCCTGGGAGCCGCGCCCCATGAGCGAACCGAACAGCGCACAGGCTACGCCAACGGCTACAAAGACAAGACGCTCGATCTGCGTGTCGGTCGTACCGTCGTGCAAGTCCCGCAGACGCGCGACGCTCAGTTCTCTTCTGGAGGCTCGAATTTCTATCCGCAAAGCCTGGAGAAAGGCACACGCTCCGAGCGGGCATTGAAGCTGGCCCTGGCCGAGATGTACATCCAAGGCGTCAGCACACGCAAGGTCGCTGCGATCACGGAGCAGCTTTGCGGCTTCGATGTCACCAGTTCCGCCGTCTCACGCGCCACGCAGGAACTCGACGCCATCCTCCAAGAATGGCGGGAACGCTCGCTGGGTGAGTTTGCCTATCTCTACTTGGATGCCCGTTATGAAAGTGTTCGCCTGAGCGGTTTGCAGCGAAGGGCGGCTGTGCTCATCGCCATCGGCGTGGACCTGGAAGGAAAGCGCCAGGTGCTCGGTGTCTCGGTGGCCATCTCGGAGCAAGAAGTTCACTGGCGCTCGTTTCTGCAAAGCCTGCTGGCGCGGGGACTGTGTGGAGTGCGTCTTGTGACCAGTGACGCTCATCCAGGCATCCAATGTGCGGTGCGTTCGGTCTTGGGTGGTGTTCCATGGCAGCGCTGCCAGTTCCATTTACAACAGAACGCCAGCAAGTACGTTCCTAAGCAGGAACTCAAAACTCCTGTCGCGGCGGACATTCGCGCGATCTTCAACGCTCAAGATCGTGTAGAGGCAGAGGCGCTGCTCAAACGAACCGTCCAGAAGTACGAGAAGAGCGCTCCGAAGCTTGCGGATTGGATGGAGCAAAATCTGCCCGAAGGACTGAGCGTGTTTGCCTTTCCTACTTCGCACCGTCGCCTGTTGCGCACCACCAACGGCCTGGAGCGGGTGAACCGCGAACTGCGCCGTCGCACACGCGTGGCGAGCATCTTCCCGAACGAGGCGTCCTGCCTACGTCTTGTTTCGGCGCTGCTGATGGAGATCAGCGATGATTGGCAAAGCGACAAGGCTTATCTGACGTTCACGAACGAATAA
- a CDS encoding RHS repeat-associated core domain-containing protein: protein MRTIQNCFWRNGMLWFLALTLFWLEMSPSYGACVRVARQEAALSHRKPYSELPAGRTQTLTPAQLRKIDALESAKAHRPKPDVRVMTIVEMQRARGRGAYRNPYFNGTLPWQRSFHDVNICNGNLFKSFTDIQVAPGRGAGLVLQRTYNSNDSRIGPFGVGWTHAYDIRIQEAADVKTESGNTNVPAGVNNVERTDFFGAKHTYHRDADGLYSPPNYMFDETSSDYANVLATGPTKVMADTEKAEDGTIKHYVDVVTLADGTSGNERACDYIQDRHGNRTTLAYAQTITQPDGSTRKLLTSVTDPSGRSLAFTWTNLNAGDAQHPAWRITQVQGPLVGGSPVAGVSYKVTYEYFTSTSDPNAADNLYNLKAVHLDSDGMNRTTSYTYTHLIYNSITENALLNSVTDPLGHQVSYTYEYLSPVSGRTSPTGTIWVDGITEPAGVDSNNNPRTIHWDMGVVNTIPESNTCGYFVHMNGYEYFATSAHAPTFIYEHGYPDPVDGVSTLYYHYYDTSLNLTQLAETTPVGAANVNGQTSANYFNNYTYGVHGNVLTHSIQNFPGTETTTYYDASKYFQKQSVTDMNSHTSTCDYFDSQDPNLGNRGNVKYSRDARYSITGKQFTYTYNQYGQKTSEINENGIVTQYTYGDSYGNLTQVVQDPGDATHLNRTTTMTYDAAGHVLTSIDPNGKTSTFTYNVLGQPLTVATQSTSGASAETITYQYEGNGRTQTVTNNRGTTSISYEAGSDRVHSVTDPITGTISYTYLNTGERSTMTLPGGGTWTYAYMDADLYLSMPKDDPSSVCLTLASITDDQGRRVDYSISTGGSLMSAKYNQVFSGGNTSTPISYCQANYTQNVAVNGASYTQMRLSTVKNNWSDSNNISHPLYQNAYTYDTAGQRLTNAITNNIGASRTELYSYDELNRLSTADYGDGETQSYTFDPMGNRLTKSDIVSGTTTTNNYTCDAANRLTAVDANAYTNDANGNTLTGSGRTNVWDSQNRLVSCTTGGATTTYTYGADGLRRSATTAGVTTYYVYDGSMMVREMQKNASNILVPTATYLAGPRGPEYRRDDNASTVRWYVYDGLGSVVAEVDPNGNVTSTRKTDVYGVARGATGTATSKQGFVGSLGHLTDDTGLVYMRARYYDPVIGRFASEDPSRNGLNWYEYANDNPVNGKDMSGKSVIGWASNGLSLVDLYNVFFAYCDFLMSMMDTIRDSADVERNWGTFMATWAISILGDNSTQISMGAGLLDWGVDQLSEDSGIGGEILGTVSTVLSGAITGASLAMLCLGYNVREEYYIDQIDE, encoded by the coding sequence ATGCGGACAATTCAAAACTGCTTTTGGCGAAATGGGATGCTTTGGTTTCTGGCCCTGACGCTGTTCTGGCTGGAAATGAGCCCATCGTACGGCGCCTGCGTCCGCGTCGCGCGGCAGGAAGCCGCCCTCAGCCACCGCAAGCCCTATTCGGAATTGCCCGCCGGCCGGACGCAGACGCTTACTCCTGCCCAGCTGCGTAAAATTGATGCTCTGGAGTCGGCAAAAGCGCACAGGCCCAAGCCCGATGTGCGCGTGATGACCATTGTCGAGATGCAGCGCGCGCGTGGTCGCGGCGCCTACCGCAATCCTTACTTCAACGGCACGCTCCCCTGGCAGCGCTCCTTCCACGACGTCAACATCTGCAACGGAAACCTCTTCAAGAGCTTCACCGATATCCAGGTTGCCCCGGGACGCGGCGCCGGTCTTGTCCTCCAGCGCACCTACAACAGCAACGACAGCCGCATTGGACCCTTTGGCGTGGGCTGGACCCACGCCTACGACATCCGCATCCAGGAAGCGGCGGACGTCAAGACCGAATCGGGAAACACAAACGTTCCCGCCGGGGTCAACAACGTCGAGCGCACGGACTTCTTCGGCGCCAAGCACACCTACCACCGGGACGCCGACGGCCTCTACTCCCCGCCCAACTACATGTTCGACGAGACCTCCAGCGACTACGCCAATGTGCTTGCCACTGGGCCCACGAAGGTGATGGCGGACACGGAGAAGGCAGAGGACGGGACGATCAAGCACTACGTGGATGTGGTGACTTTGGCGGACGGCACGAGCGGTAACGAGCGGGCATGCGACTACATTCAGGATCGCCATGGCAATCGGACGACGCTTGCGTACGCCCAAACAATCACCCAGCCCGATGGCAGCACCCGCAAGCTTCTGACAAGCGTGACCGACCCGAGCGGCCGCTCTCTCGCTTTTACGTGGACGAATTTGAACGCCGGAGACGCGCAGCATCCGGCGTGGCGCATCACTCAGGTGCAGGGGCCTTTGGTGGGCGGTTCGCCGGTGGCGGGTGTGTCGTACAAGGTGACTTACGAGTACTTTACGAGCACGAGCGATCCTAATGCGGCGGACAACCTGTACAATCTGAAGGCAGTTCACCTGGATTCCGATGGGATGAACCGAACGACGAGCTATACCTATACGCATCTTATTTATAACAGCATCACGGAAAATGCCCTGCTGAATAGTGTTACCGATCCGTTAGGACACCAAGTCTCTTACACCTATGAGTATCTCAGTCCAGTGAGTGGGCGTACATCTCCGACGGGAACAATTTGGGTCGATGGAATAACCGAACCGGCAGGTGTTGACAGCAATAATAATCCCAGGACCATCCACTGGGATATGGGGGTCGTGAACACTATACCAGAATCCAATACCTGCGGTTATTTTGTTCACATGAATGGCTACGAATATTTCGCCACTTCCGCTCATGCTCCAACGTTTATTTACGAACATGGATATCCTGATCCCGTGGACGGCGTTTCAACGCTATACTATCACTACTACGACACGTCTCTCAATTTAACACAGCTTGCAGAAACCACACCCGTAGGCGCGGCAAACGTTAATGGTCAAACAAGCGCCAATTATTTCAACAACTACACCTATGGTGTCCATGGAAACGTCCTCACCCACAGTATTCAGAATTTTCCAGGGACTGAGACGACGACATATTATGACGCTAGCAAATATTTCCAAAAACAAAGCGTAACGGATATGAATAGTCACACTTCGACGTGTGATTATTTCGACAGTCAAGATCCCAATCTTGGCAATCGCGGCAACGTCAAATATAGCCGAGATGCGCGTTACTCTATCACTGGAAAACAATTTACCTACACCTACAATCAATACGGTCAGAAAACCTCGGAAATAAATGAGAACGGAATCGTCACGCAATACACATACGGTGACTCGTATGGCAATCTGACACAAGTCGTTCAGGATCCCGGCGATGCAACGCACCTGAACCGCACTACGACGATGACATATGATGCGGCCGGCCATGTGCTCACAAGCATCGATCCCAACGGCAAGACATCCACGTTTACCTATAATGTCCTCGGTCAGCCTTTGACCGTGGCGACACAATCGACTTCGGGGGCTTCTGCCGAGACTATTACCTATCAGTACGAAGGCAATGGTCGAACGCAAACCGTCACGAACAATCGTGGAACCACGTCCATCAGCTACGAAGCCGGTTCTGATCGTGTACACAGTGTGACGGATCCAATCACAGGAACGATCTCTTATACTTATTTGAATACCGGCGAACGATCGACCATGACGCTTCCGGGGGGCGGGACGTGGACCTATGCTTACATGGATGCAGATCTTTATCTTTCGATGCCGAAGGACGATCCTAGCAGTGTATGTTTGACGCTCGCCAGCATCACGGACGATCAAGGGAGACGTGTTGACTATAGCATCAGCACCGGCGGCTCCTTGATGTCCGCGAAATATAACCAAGTGTTTTCTGGAGGCAATACCTCAACTCCGATCAGCTATTGCCAGGCTAACTACACACAAAATGTTGCCGTAAATGGTGCAAGCTACACTCAAATGCGGTTATCGACAGTCAAAAACAACTGGTCCGATTCAAATAATATTTCGCATCCGCTTTATCAAAATGCCTACACATACGACACCGCTGGTCAGCGCTTAACAAATGCGATTACCAATAACATCGGAGCATCACGCACTGAGTTGTACAGCTACGATGAGCTCAACCGCCTCAGCACTGCGGACTACGGCGACGGCGAAACCCAGTCCTACACCTTCGATCCCATGGGCAACCGTTTGACCAAATCTGATATCGTCAGCGGAACGACCACGACCAACAACTACACCTGCGACGCCGCTAACCGCCTCACCGCCGTGGACGCCAACGCCTACACCAACGACGCCAACGGTAACACCCTCACCGGCAGCGGTCGCACCAATGTCTGGGACAGCCAGAACCGCCTCGTCTCCTGCACCACCGGCGGCGCCACGACCACGTACACCTACGGAGCCGACGGCCTGCGCCGCAGCGCCACCACCGCCGGCGTCACCACCTACTACGTCTACGACGGAAGCATGATGGTGCGTGAGATGCAGAAGAACGCCTCCAACATACTCGTTCCGACCGCCACCTACCTCGCTGGACCGCGTGGCCCTGAATACCGCCGTGATGACAACGCCAGCACGGTTCGCTGGTATGTGTACGATGGGCTGGGGAGCGTGGTCGCGGAAGTCGATCCCAATGGGAATGTGACTTCGACTCGCAAGACGGACGTGTATGGGGTGGCGCGCGGGGCGACGGGCACGGCGACAAGTAAGCAAGGATTTGTTGGTTCATTGGGGCACTTGACTGATGATACTGGCTTAGTCTATATGCGGGCGCGATATTATGATCCAGTGATAGGGCGGTTTGCGAGTGAGGATCCTTCGCGGAATGGCCTTAATTGGTACGAATATGCAAATGATAATCCAGTAAATGGGAAGGATATGTCCGGTAAGAGTGTAATAGGGTGGGCTAGTAATGGACTGTCTTTGGTCGACTTATACAATGTGTTCTTTGCATACTGTGACTTTTTGATGTCTATGATGGACACTATTAGAGATTCCGCTGATGTCGAGAGAAATTGGGGCACATTTATGGCGACTTGGGCAATTAGCATACTTGGTGACAACAGCACGCAGATTAGTATGGGAGCAGGATTGCTTGATTGGGGAGTAGATCAACTGAGTGAAGACAGTGGTATTGGGGGTGAAATACTCGGAACTGTGTCTACAGTGCTATCTGGTGCTATTACCGGGGCAAGTCTCGCGATGTTATGTTTAGGATATAATGTGCGAGAAGAATATTATATAGATCAGATTGATGAATAA
- a CDS encoding cysteine peptidase family C39 domain-containing protein translates to MKSTMNSRFTRLALGSAIPLMIGAGVWYGVSSHSRHSLTPTNMVYTSHGYGGFVPKPVAASKPMPKAPQSSMVKLDPVQPLLEDYNAGRFASVETGAAQIVTHARNSPDVAAHEQSAQAYSLLAYAAARQHNLALARSRFETARLEAAKLPDKGVQPTEPGMPAPTLEEDAAYEHAVCTGALGHAAAAESEYMAFMRRYPESPLVQVSIKRIARLHGGDVPGAAEAVWRQAGQIAMARQKARQREASLCGPECLAELLRRRGGEADVHALATAMGVTDQGASMEALAEAAQKRGYNPSGLSLTVNGLLQQKFPLIALIAPGHYVIVDSATPALITVWDPDLHGIGHGGAHIYPISEWTHVWRGTALALAAVPSAPQI, encoded by the coding sequence ATGAAAAGCACGATGAACTCTCGTTTCACAAGGCTTGCGCTCGGATCCGCAATCCCCCTGATGATTGGCGCTGGTGTGTGGTATGGAGTTTCCAGCCATTCGCGTCATTCTCTGACGCCGACAAATATGGTTTATACCTCTCATGGCTATGGCGGATTTGTCCCGAAGCCAGTGGCGGCTTCCAAGCCTATGCCTAAAGCGCCGCAGTCCAGTATGGTGAAACTGGATCCTGTACAGCCGCTGCTTGAGGATTATAACGCCGGCCGATTTGCGTCCGTGGAAACTGGAGCCGCTCAGATTGTCACGCACGCTCGGAATAGTCCGGACGTGGCCGCGCACGAACAATCCGCGCAAGCTTACTCCCTGCTCGCATACGCCGCCGCCCGGCAGCATAACCTCGCGCTTGCCCGCAGCCGCTTTGAAACCGCGCGATTAGAGGCGGCCAAGCTGCCCGATAAAGGCGTGCAGCCGACCGAGCCGGGGATGCCCGCTCCAACTCTGGAAGAAGACGCCGCGTACGAGCATGCTGTCTGCACCGGCGCTCTAGGGCATGCAGCCGCCGCCGAGTCGGAATACATGGCGTTTATGCGGCGGTACCCTGAAAGCCCGCTCGTACAGGTCTCGATCAAACGCATCGCGCGCCTGCATGGCGGAGATGTTCCCGGCGCCGCCGAGGCGGTATGGCGCCAGGCAGGCCAGATCGCAATGGCGCGCCAAAAGGCGCGGCAGCGGGAAGCGTCGCTCTGTGGTCCCGAATGCTTGGCGGAGCTATTGCGTCGGCGGGGAGGTGAGGCGGATGTCCACGCTCTCGCGACAGCGATGGGCGTCACCGATCAAGGCGCGAGTATGGAGGCGCTTGCCGAGGCGGCGCAAAAGAGGGGTTACAACCCAAGCGGACTTTCGCTAACGGTCAATGGACTGCTTCAGCAGAAATTCCCTCTTATCGCGTTGATTGCTCCTGGCCATTACGTGATTGTGGACTCCGCCACACCGGCCCTGATTACGGTCTGGGACCCCGACCTGCACGGAATCGGCCATGGCGGCGCGCACATTTATCCGATTTCTGAATGGACACACGTGTGGAGGGGGACGGCTCTGGCGCTTGCCGCCGTTCCCTCTGCTCCACAGATCTAA